From Hermetia illucens chromosome 6, iHerIll2.2.curated.20191125, whole genome shotgun sequence, one genomic window encodes:
- the LOC119660308 gene encoding uncharacterized protein LOC119660308: protein MGASTKNSRVAVGLFALSFILIFVAFVSPYWLVTDGELEKPKFLNLGLWEVCLNDFQDIHRFYDTRFTGCMWVFEEEYYIIHDYLLPGFYIATQFFFTLCFTLLLIALLMTLAFLGCSRDDDRYVMLLLSNGSIQIFSALCGLISVIIFGARGDGRDWMPDWIHNNMGWSFALAVVGVVLLIPSGALFMVEARRERYKRLNEIGTREASAYSADDGSRKFRGGGGRTGVHTDI, encoded by the exons ATGGGAGCGAGTACGAAAAACAGTCGTGTGGCTGTTGGACTATTCGcgctttcttttattttaatctTTGTCGCATTCGTTTCGCCTTATTGGCTCGTAACCGATGGAGAATTGGAGAAACCCAAATTCTTGAATCTCG GATTGTGGGAGGTTTGCTTGAATGACTTCCAGGACATCCACCGGTTCTACGACACGCGATTCACGGGCTGCATGTGGGTATTCGAGGAAGAGTATTATATCATCCACGACTACCTGTTGCCTGGATTCTACATCGCGACTCAGTTCTTCTTCACTCTGTGCTTCACATTGCTTCTCATTGCCTTGCTAATGACGCTGGCGTTCTTGGGTTGTTCCCGTGACGACGATCGATACGTGATGTTGCTTCTTTCGAATGGCTCAATACAAATTTTCTCGG CCCTCTGCGGTTTGATATCCGTGATTATTTTCGGAGCCCGTGGGGATGGACGGGATTGGATGCCGGACTGGATCCACAACAACATGGGGTGGTCGTTCGCCCTGGCTGTCGTAGGAGTGGTGTTGCTTATACCTTCGGGTGCGCTGTTTATGGTGGAAGCTCGGCGGGAGCGTTACAAACGCCTCAATGAGATTGGCACGAGGGAGGCAAGCGCATATAGTGCCGACGATGGCAGTAGAAAGTTCCGTGGAGGTGGTGGTCGCACTGGCGTCCACACTGATATCTAA